The genomic region CGAGATGGGTGTCTATGCAGTGTTTACCTGAAGGGAGAAAGCAATGTAGATTGCTACTGATCCTGTTACAGTTCCAAGGCCAAGGAATGTTCCAGAGTCGCTGTCAAAAACAAGCCACAAAACAGTTTATTCTGAACAGTCTGATTAATGTTTCCAAGTAAAACAGAACAGTATACATGTGACCACTGTTACTCTCTGTAACTGCGAGCCACACACTTTTATAGCTTTGACGGATGGATGTCTCTGGGCCATCCCTAGCTCAAGCATTGACAGAGGCAAACGCTCCAAGGTCCGGATAATGATACCAGACACATAATCCGGGAGTCCACTATATATCCAATAATGAAAAACCGAATAAAGTTGGAAAACTCTCCGATAACGGAGTGAGGTGTTTCCAATCACTTTCTTGCTTAGACACTTCAAGAAGGATTCAAGACAGTCATCCACTGTGGTAATATGAGGGGGCGTACTCCAAGCACAGGTCGACCTGTCAATCATTGACAGACGTGGTGTCATTGGAGCCACCATAGCTGGTCACTGAGGCAGTTCCCACAGCGCAGCACCTCACTGTGTTACCAGGAATTATGTTAGGGGCCCGCATGATATTAATTTATAAAAAGTGGGATAGGAAAAACCACAGCTTTGCCCCCCCTCCCATATTGAATAATCCAAACATTTGGTCTACTTGCTGCATTGCTCATGATTAACATTAACAATCCAACAGTTACCTGACAGCCAGACATGAGATGACTTCATTGCCACAGGGAGCCGTCATCATCGGCAGGAAGCTCTTGCCGTCCCACTTGGTGAGGTAGCAGGGAGGTGgtcttctgtctcttttatGGGGGATCTGCACTGTGTAAAGCCTCAGGGCCTCTTTCTGGTCCTCTACCTTTCCAAACCTGAAAACCACAAGAAACATGACTCTGTGTAGTCACACCATCCACATGGCTATGATGAGGTGAAGAGCTCTTGACAGAAGGAGATACCTGCAAGCCATATATCGATAAGTCTTCTCAGCCATTTGAGGAAGGGTTTCATGCCATTTCAGATTCATCGCCAATTGGTTGCCGCTCCATACACTGCAGGCAAAGTCCCTGCCAACAGTCACCAGGTGCTGCATGAGAATACAACACAACTTATGAGCTATTACTTATCAATCAATACATTGTCATTTTTTCAGAGTCTAAAATAAATTTCCACACCTAAAGCTGTCAGTACTTCACCTTTTTCCCAGGACTCATATCCAAGTCTTCTATCTCCCCTTCGTGTGCTTTGAAGTCAAACTTCTTCTTCAGTGATGGAAACTGTAACAGAGTCAAGACCAATGTATAAAGCTCCAGTCAACAACACAGAGTCAATGCATTTCTGTCGGTtgtgggagagggatccctcacatgtggctctctgtgaAGTCTCTAtgttttttcctcactctttttAAGGGctgaggatgttgcaccttttTAGGCCCAATGAGACTTATTGGGATTTGCGAATATAGGCTGAACAATTGAATTGATAAATTGAACAAATCATACTTTACAATGTAAACATTATAAGAATGATGTTTTTTGATAACACTTTGTTCAGCAGTTACATAACTTCTATCTAAAATCACATAACAGCAGTTTGACAGCACAGTCCAACAAACTCAACCTCAATTAATGATACACTGATAACTCCCAGTATAGTATGTTCAGCCAGTGTGGCAGGTCAGTCGGAGTGCTTACCTCCCAGACTCGTATGTGCCCGTCTGTGCCTCCTGTCAGCAGGAGGCTCAGGTCAGAGCTGAAGCTGACCACCTTCTGGAGCGGGTCCTGAGGGTTCAGGTCGGACTGGACTTCAGCCAAACCAGTCACAGAGATTTGAGCGGTCTCATCCTTCATATCAGACGTTTCTCCAGAAGCTGCGGCTCCATCCTTTCCACCTTTGTCTCCTTTCCCAGCTCGCCGCCTGGCGCTACCCTGCTGCCCACTG from Pleuronectes platessa chromosome 10, fPlePla1.1, whole genome shotgun sequence harbors:
- the preb gene encoding prolactin regulatory element-binding protein isoform X2, with amino-acid sequence MGKKRVPDVYRAPFPLYSIKVDPKTGLVITAGGGGASKTGIKNAVQFLDLELVGEHRYSASLLHSHDTDTRATMNMAVGDGVIAAGQDGTCCLMRFQHCAKTEGGKAAAKDGNSGQQGSARRRAGKGDKGGKDGAAASGETSDMKDETAQISVTGLAEVQSDLNPQDPLQKVVSFSSDLSLLLTGGTDGHIRVWEFPSLKKKFDFKAHEGEIEDLDMSPGKKHLVTVGRDFACSVWSGNQLAMNLKWHETLPQMAEKTYRYMACRFGKVEDQKEALRLYTVQIPHKRDRRPPPCYLTKWDGKSFLPMMTAPCGNEVISCLAVSDSGTFLGLGTVTGSVAIYIAFSLQKLYYVQESHGIVVTGLAFLPDSLKGKNIIGNNETAMLSVAVDSRCQVHAVPNRRTFPIWLVLLCCGLMVVGVILLLQYLFPGFM
- the preb gene encoding prolactin regulatory element-binding protein isoform X1, with amino-acid sequence MGKKRVPDVYRAPFPLYSIKVDPKTGLVITAGGGGASKTGIKNAVQFLDLELVGEHRYSASLLHSHDTDTRATMNMAVGDGVIAAGQDGTCCLMRFQHCAKTEGGKAAAKDAGNSGQQGSARRRAGKGDKGGKDGAAASGETSDMKDETAQISVTGLAEVQSDLNPQDPLQKVVSFSSDLSLLLTGGTDGHIRVWEFPSLKKKFDFKAHEGEIEDLDMSPGKKHLVTVGRDFACSVWSGNQLAMNLKWHETLPQMAEKTYRYMACRFGKVEDQKEALRLYTVQIPHKRDRRPPPCYLTKWDGKSFLPMMTAPCGNEVISCLAVSDSGTFLGLGTVTGSVAIYIAFSLQKLYYVQESHGIVVTGLAFLPDSLKGKNIIGNNETAMLSVAVDSRCQVHAVPNRRTFPIWLVLLCCGLMVVGVILLLQYLFPGFM